The Mariprofundus ferrinatatus DNA window ACGCCTTGGCGAAATCGCCAATCAATATCTGACCAAAGGCGCCCGCGTCTATATTGAGGGCAAGATCGAAACCCGCAAATGGACCAACAAAGAGGGGCAGGATCAGTACACCACTGAAATTCGTGCCAACGAGATGAAGATGCTGGGCGGCGGTGCCGGCGCTACAGGTGGCGGTGCGCGATCCGGCGGCCAGTCACAGGGTGGCGGATTCCCTAGCCATGGCGGTGGCGGTTCTGCGCCAAAGGGCAACGATCCCTTCGCCAGTGCACCGGACTTCGGTGATGTGCCGATCGACGACGATATTCCGTTTTAAGTTTCAGTATCTTTGAAACAGTGAAAAAGGGGCCCTTATCAGGCCCCTTTTATTATGCTGAAAGGTTGGAGTCTCACTTCTTTCCGGGCACGCTAACCACCCTGTTCCTGCCGGACTCCTTGGCCTCATAGAGTGCCTTGTCGGCAATTTTCAGAATCTCTTCAATGGCAAGCTTTTGCGCATCCCCTGATACAGTGCAGACTCCCTGACTGATCGTATAACGGATTTCCGCCCCCTCATAGTCGAGAGGTGAGTTTTCGATTTCCTGGCGAAGCCTTTCTGCAATCTCACATGCCGACTCTGCTGAAGTCTCCAGCAGCAGGATGCCGAACTCTTCACCACCGAGCCTGCCGATGAGGTCTGTTTCACGCTTAAGGGCATTACAAATTCCTACCAGATGTCTGATTGCCTGATCGCCTGCATCATGGCCATAGGTATCGTTAACCTGTTTGAAATGGTCGATATCCAGCATGATCATGGCGATGGGGCGCTTATAACGACGGGCAACCTTGATGTCGTGGGTTCCCCGTTCGAGGAAATGGCGGCGGTTGAAGATGCCGGTCAGGCCGTCGGTAGTAGCCAGAAGATGTAGTTGCGCATTGGCCTTCTCAAGCTCAATAGTACGCTCCTCTACCTTCTGCTCCAGCTCCAGCTGATGCTTCTCCTGTACGACAATAATATGTTCCTGAGCTTGAATACGCTGTTGCTTTTCACTGTTGATCCGTTCACCCAGTGCCATCGACAGAAGGATAACCTCCAGTGCCATGCCAAGCGGGAGAACACCTTCGGCCAGGAATGTGCGGGGCAGAATCGCAAACTTCTCAAGAATGGCCAGGATGACAGCAACCAGGAAGGCTGCCCAGGCGATGGTGAAATAGCGTGCCATCACCTCACCCTTTCGCCACAGCATCACCCCCACATAGAGCGATGTTGTCGAGATGATGATGGTCATGGCCAGCGCCATCTGTACGACGATGTGGTAGGAGGTGAACGGAAGCGCTGCGAGCATACCCAGCAGCAGCAGAACCGCTGTGACCAGCAGCTTTCCAACGCGGGGCGCATTTTTCGGAAGGTCGAGGAAATAATGT harbors:
- a CDS encoding single-stranded DNA-binding protein, whose amino-acid sequence is MLNKAILIGNLGADPETRYTQDGTCVCNLRLATTEKFKNRSGETQEKTEWHRVVLWGRLGEIANQYLTKGARVYIEGKIETRKWTNKEGQDQYTTEIRANEMKMLGGGAGATGGGARSGGQSQGGGFPSHGGGGSAPKGNDPFASAPDFGDVPIDDDIPF
- a CDS encoding sensor domain-containing diguanylate cyclase, yielding MDRRTPSFRIFRYAAFYCKAALLCLCLIAGLFISIQAQAAATLQLQASEPIYSLGDRVEYLEDRDGTLEISTILNEPEQTWQKHSADIPSFGFSNSAFWFRLTITADKTEERLLDISHPLLDEVSLYLLSKGHLIRQFHTGDLRLYKDRPLNHLGFVFPVTLEAQKPLTLYLRVKSAGSVQVPMKLWSETAFHDSDEVVMSAIGIYFGVIISLILYNLFLYLRVFEPAYIYYVLYVMMFGLFIAGLTGWGYKFLWPEAVGFQQYGLAIFICMGSVFVCRFVHYFLDLPKNAPRVGKLLVTAVLLLLGMLAALPFTSYHIVVQMALAMTIIISTTSLYVGVMLWRKGEVMARYFTIAWAAFLVAVILAILEKFAILPRTFLAEGVLPLGMALEVILLSMALGERINSEKQQRIQAQEHIIVVQEKHQLELEQKVEERTIELEKANAQLHLLATTDGLTGIFNRRHFLERGTHDIKVARRYKRPIAMIMLDIDHFKQVNDTYGHDAGDQAIRHLVGICNALKRETDLIGRLGGEEFGILLLETSAESACEIAERLRQEIENSPLDYEGAEIRYTISQGVCTVSGDAQKLAIEEILKIADKALYEAKESGRNRVVSVPGKK